A stretch of Rhinopithecus roxellana isolate Shanxi Qingling chromosome 12, ASM756505v1, whole genome shotgun sequence DNA encodes these proteins:
- the LOC115892277 gene encoding LOW QUALITY PROTEIN: histone H3.3-like (The sequence of the model RefSeq protein was modified relative to this genomic sequence to represent the inferred CDS: deleted 1 base in 1 codon) yields the protein MARTKQTARKSTGGKAPRKQLATKAARKSAPSTGGVKKPHRYRPGTVALREIRRYQKSTELLIRKLPFQRLVREIAQDFKTDLRFQSAAIGALQEASEAYLVGLFEDTNLCAIHAKRVTIMPKDIQLARRIRGERA from the exons ATGGCTCGTACAAAGCAGACTGCCCGCAAATCGACCGGTGGTAAAGCACCCAGGAAGCAACTGGCTACAAAAGCCGCTCGCAAGAGTGCGCCCTCTACTGGAGGGGTGAAGAAACCTCATCGCTACAGGCCTGGTACTGTGGCGCTTCGTGAAATTAGACGTTATCAGAAGTCCACTGAACTTCTGATTCGCAAACTTCCCTTCCAGCGTCTGGTGCGAGAAATTGCTCAGGACTTTAAAACAGATCTGCGCTTCCAGAGCGCAGCTATCGGTGCTTTGCAGGAGGCAAGTGAGGCCTATCTGGTTGGCCTTTTTGAAGACACCAACTTGTGTGCTATCCATGCCAAACGTGTT ACAATTATGCCAAAAGACATCCAGCTAGCACGCCGCATACGTGGAGAACGTGCTTAA